From one Chiloscyllium plagiosum isolate BGI_BamShark_2017 unplaced genomic scaffold, ASM401019v2 scaf_2994, whole genome shotgun sequence genomic stretch:
- the LOC122548129 gene encoding histone H4, whose product MSGRGKGGKGLGKGGAKRHRKVLRDNIQGITKPAIRRLARRGGVKRISGLIYEETRGVLKVFLENVIRDAVTYTEHAKRKTVTAMDVVYALKRQGRTLYGFGG is encoded by the coding sequence ATGTCTGGAAGAGGCAAAGGAGGCAAGGGCCTCGGCAAAGGCGGAGCGAAACGGCACCGCAAAGTGCTCCGTGATAACATCCAGGGCATCACCAAACCAGCCATCCGGCGCCTGGCTCGCCGTGGCGGGGTCAAGCGCATCTCGGGCTTGATCTACGAGGAGACCCGCGGGGTGCTGAAGGTTTTCCTGGAGAATGTGATCAGGGATGCGGTCACCTACACTGAGCACGCCAAGCGCAAGACGGTCACCGCCATGGATGTGGTGTACGCTCTGAAACGCCAGGGCCGTACTCTATATGGTTTTGGCGGCTGA